The proteins below come from a single Chryseobacterium bernardetii genomic window:
- a CDS encoding DUF6438 domain-containing protein, translating into MFKSKIKISDFNTIEELLNYINFSKLKDFYSVSSTDNPTS; encoded by the coding sequence ATCTTTAAAAGCAAAATAAAAATATCTGATTTTAATACAATTGAAGAGTTACTCAATTACATTAATTTTTCAAAGTTAAAAGATTTCTATTCGGTATCTTCAACAGATAATCCAACTTCATAA